From the Methanoculleus sp. 7T genome, the window GACGGTGGCGGCCCTCGGGGGGGACGGGACCGCCTTCTCCCTCCCCCTCACCGGCGCACGGGAGCGGGGGATCCTGCAGGCGATGACGGCCCGGTCCCCCCATACCGGGCTGATGATCGAGTACATCGAGAGATACGGCGGTTATGAGGGCTATTTCAGCCCCGACCTGACACGCCCGCTCTAGACGCACCTCCCCCCGTACGCCACCGCCTCCCTCCCCCGCAGGGCGATCCCCCGGATATAGACCGCAGGCGCATAGTCCGGGCAGAGTTCGAGGATCCTGTCGCACTCATCCACCGCCTCCTCATACCTCTCCAGGAGGATGAGGGCATAGGCCATCGCCTTGCGTGCCTCCAGGTGATAGGGCGCGATCTCGAGGGCCCGGCGATAGGCGGCGACCGCGTCCTCGTGTCTGAACATCATGTCGAGAGTGACCCCGGCCATAAACCAGCAGTCCGGGTTGACGGGTTCGAGTTCGGCCGCCCGGTGAAACGCCTCCAGTGCCGAGTGCAGGTTCATGCGCATCTTCTCGGCCACGCCCAGAAGGTACCACGCGGGGGCATATCTTTTGCCGACCTCCACGGCGTGCCGTGCACTCTCCACGGCACCGTCCACGTCCTCCGCGGCGATGAGGGCGTGGGCGCGCCTGATCCAGACCTCAGGGTCCTCAGGGTTCTCGGCGAGGATGCCGTCATAACAGATG encodes:
- a CDS encoding tetratricopeptide repeat protein — encoded protein: MPKETEAKRRVEEGDALIRQGNRPAASARYRDALRLDPAHAGALYRLGIIHEEEGEPELAVICYDGILAENPEDPEVWIRRAHALIAAEDVDGAVESARHAVEVGKRYAPAWYLLGVAEKMRMNLHSALEAFHRAAELEPVNPDCWFMAGVTLDMMFRHEDAVAAYRRALEIAPYHLEARKAMAYALILLERYEEAVDECDRILELCPDYAPAVYIRGIALRGREAVAYGGRCV